In Bacteroidota bacterium, the sequence TCTGCCGTGGTCACTTCCTTCAGCAGGTCTTGCGTAGCGGACAACTGCGCCAACTCCGAACGTAGTGACGCGGATTGCATCAGCGACGTTGCCAGTTGTGCCGCCTCTTCCGCAGACAATTCCCCTGCAAGGTATCGCAGCAGTGTATCCGTAGTATGTTGATGGTTCTCTTTCATATTCTTGCACGCGTTAACGCATCAGGGGAGCTAGCACATTTTTTAGTTTTTTTTGTGCCCTACTCAATCGCGACAATACTGTGCCGTAGGGTAAATCGAGCAATTGTGCGGTTTCTTCTGTCGAATACCCTTCGATCATCCGCAAGACCACAACTGCACGGTGTTTGGGTGGCAATGCGGCAATTGCTTCGTGTACAAGCCGCGCCCGTTCTTGTTGCTCCAGGCCCTCAGGCGTGGTTGTCTGCTCATCAACAACCTGTTGGGGGTCGTCGCGGCTCAGCAATCTACCAAAAAAACGTTTGCGCCGGCGCAGGACATCAAGCGACTTGTTGATTGCAATTTTCTTGATGTATGTTGCAAAACTCGCCTCTCCCCGAAACCTGTACAGCGTTTGGTAACACCGGATAAACGCTTCCTGTACGACATCATCCACCTCCGCAGATCGCCCCAGCATGGAGACCACCGTAAGGGCTACACTTTCCTGGTATTGATCTACCAGGGTACGAAACGCCTTACGATCCCCCTCTCGTGCCTTCTCAACCAACACCATATCTGCTTGCTTCCGTTCAGCACGCAAAGCCTCCCGAGAAGCCGGCAGGCTTCCTGGCGTTTGCGCTTTAACTGGCACAGATTGACGCTGTGGCGAGGTTGCAGACAAAGTAACGTTTATCAATACTGGTGCAAAGGAGCTCTCATGCTACAATACGATTTTTCAGGTTCGCATTGTAGCATGAGATAGTTTTAGCTTATCTAAAGGTATTAAATCGGCGATTCGCGCGCCGGCCGGCAGCCTCTCCTGTGCGTTCTTTTGCGACAGAAAAGGCAAGCGCACGGTGGATCTTGACAATTTCCTGCTGCTCAGCTGTAAGGATTTCATTGACAGCTTCTGCAGTCTCCTGATGGAAAGCCTTTACTTTTTCCCGCGCTGTTTCTCGGTCGCCGGATTCTTTAATCGAATTCATCAGCGCAGCACCTGCTTCTTTCTGCTCAGCACGCAATGTTTCAATTTGTTCGCGCTGTGCATCCGTTAGGCCCAGTGCTTCGATGCGGGCAGCTTCCGAGGCCTCACGTTGTTCGCCAAAGCGGCCTTTACGGGTTTCGCCTTCATCACGCCGGCTTTTCATTTTCTCTTGCCGCTCCGCACGAGCCGCCTGCATGGCTTCCAGTTGTTCAGCAGTAAGAATGGTAGCGAGCTCAGCTTCTGCCGCCTCCCGCATCGCTTCCAGGGCTGCTTTGAACCCTTCTTCATCGAGTTCGCCTTCTTTGCGCTGTGTACGCAAAGCGGTTAGCTCCTCACGCTGGGTTTCACGCAACGCTTTCATTGAGGCTTTTTGCTCATCTGTAAGGCCTTCGATGTTACCAAAGGCGTCGCCACCACCGCGTCCAAAGCGTTTGCCACGCAACCCACGCTGACGTTGTTCACCATTGTTGTTGGAACGGAGCCCGCTTCGTTTTTCCTGGCGCGATTCACGCGCATCTTCGATTTTCTCAAACAGGGCTGTTTTCTGGTCCGTACTTAGCGTTTGCTGTAGCTCAGCAGCGACATACCAGAGTGTGCCTGGTTCGTCTTCTCCACGCTTTGCCAGCACTTCATTAACCTGTTCGGTTTGGTTACTGGTCAGTTGCAAATTATCAGCGAGTGTAGAAATGCCCGGGGTCACTGCCGCGGTTTCATTTTCCATCAACGCATTACTGGAGTCGCAAGCTGTAAATGCAAAAAGCATGAGGCACAAGCCGGCAATGGTCAACCGATGCAATCCCGGTATTAATTGGTTCGTTTTCATATGTCTATCTATGCTCGTATTTAAAACTGTTCAATGATCTATTTGCTGACAGCTGAACCTTGTACACAGGCTATTCAGCGGACGGTATTGATGCATCTTTCAATTTTATAGACGAGGCATTGTACAATACATTCCATTTAGCACTATTTTCTCTGCACAACGCCTGATATCCACCCACAAGGCCTTTTTCAGTTATTTTACGGACCGCAGATTTATGCTTCGCAGATCTTTTCTAAAACTGTCGACTTCGGCGCTCGCGTCAACCATCCTGCCCGTTCAATTCGGTGCCCTAAAAAACGGCAGCCGTAAGTTTACCATGAGTTTGAACCCCGGCGCAATAGGGGTCGGGGCACCCCTTGACGAATTGATCAGCTATGCTGCTGACTTCAGATTTGAGGCATTGTCTCCCCCTGTTTCAGAAGTACGCAACCTCAGTGATGCACAACGCGAAGCAGTATTGGCACGATTGAAACAACACAATTTGGCGTGGGGATCTGCCGGCCTGCCTGTTGACTTCAGGAAAGATGCAGCCACGTTTAAGTCCGGCGTTGAGGCCCTACCCGGCACAGCCGCCCAGTTAAAAAAAGCCGGCGTCACACGCATGAACACCTGGATCATGCCACGACACGATACCCTTACGTACAGAGAAAACTTCGCGCAACATGCTGCGCGCCTGCGTGAAATCGCGACGATCCTCGGAGACAATGGCATACGCCTGGGACTCGAATACGTGGGCCCGTATACCCTGCGCGCCCGATGGCGCTACAGCTTCGTGCATTCCCTGAAAGAGACACAAGAGTTACTGGCCGCCATAGACCGCCCGAATGCAGGTGTTGTACTTGACAGCTTCCACTGGTTTACCGCACACGAAACTGCCGAAGACCTGCTGAGCCTCAACAATGCCGACATCGTTGCGTGTGACCTAAACGACGCGCGCATTGGCTTTTCAGTGGATGAACAGGTGGATGGAAAACGCATGCTACCAGCCGCAACTGGTGTGATAGACCTAAAAGCATTCCTGGAAGTACTCATTGGAATTGGCTACGACGGTCCAGTTCGCGCAGAGCCTTTTAACAAGACCCTGAACGACTTACCCAACGAACCTGCCGTTGCCGCGACAAGCGCAGCCATGCATGAGGCATTCAATCTTATTTAACCCTGCTGAGGCTATGGCTCTACGCACGTACTCCCCCTTGTTACTTGTATGGCTTGCAGCTTTGCTGGCATGCGCTGGCTGCGCACCAGCAAGCCAGTCACCTCCTGCGATACCCGTCTTCGAAGCCCAGGTTATTGACGACGAGATTTCTATCGGCTATGGCCTGGCCATTGGCCACGTCGATCGTGACAATAAACCAGACATTTTGCTGGCAGATAAAAACCAGTTTGCCTGGTATCGTAACGGCACCTGGGATCGCCACGTACTTATCGAAAACCTGACTGAGCGCGACAATGTGGCGCTTGCTGCGCGCGACATCGACGGGGATGGTCGCGTTGAGATTGCTGTCGGCGCCATGTGGAATCCTGGAGAAACCACAGACAAAAACATGTCGGGCGCTGTGTACTACCTGATCCAGCCGCCAGAACCAACCATGCAGTGGGAGCCCGTTCAGTTGCCACACGACCCTACCACGCACCGCATGCAATGGGTAAAGGTTGGAGAAACTGCTTACGATCTGGTGGTGCTGCCGCTACACGGTATTGGAAACAGCAGCGGCGTCGGTGATGGTGTACATATTCAGGCCTATACGCCGCCGGCAAACCCCAGAGATCCCTGGAAGACACGGGTACTGGACGATAACATGCACCTCACCCACAATTTTGATGTAGTGGAACGTGAGGATGCCGCAGTGCTTTATGTTGCCGGCAAAGAAGGGGTTCGCCAAATCGGGTTTGACGGCCACTGGGCTAATGCAGCCACCCCCCTGGAAGGGGTCAACAGCGCCGCCGGCGAAGTACGGGTAGGCATGCTGGTCGACAAGCCCCTCGTTGCCACCATTGAGCCTATGCATGGCAACAAACTGGTTGCCTACATCGGTGATGGGGAACGTCAGCGCGTCGTACTTGATACCACTTTTGCACAGGGGCATGCACTTGCTGTTGCGGATGTATTGGGCCTCGGGCGCGATCAAATTGTTGCCGGCTGGCGCAATCCCGACGCCAATGACCAGGTAGGCATCAGGCTTTACATCCCCGATGAAACGGGTAGCTCGTGGTCTATTTTTCTTATCGATGAAAACACCATGGCCTGCGAAGACCTCAAAGTGGCAGACCTTAACGCTGACGGCAAACCAGATATCATTGCAGCTGGCCGCGCTACCCGTAACCTCGTCGTTTACTGGAACAAGTCATCCTAAACCATTGAAATTATATCATTTAGCACTCCTTGCACTTACGTTCGCCGGACTTTCCAATGGTGCCTGCAATTCTAAAATTACAAGCGAAGAACTTGAAGAAGAAGCAATGCCAGGCGAAGCAGGTATGACAGCGGATGTGGTGTCTGTCAGTGTCAGTGGAGAAGCCGGCAATTATCAATTTGCGGTTGGCATTGAGAGCCCGGACATCGACTGCTCGCAATATGCCAATTGGTGGGAAGTGGTAGCACCTGATGGTGCCTTGCTCTATCGGCGTATTTTGGGGCACAGCCATCCGGCAGAACAACCCTTTATCCGCTCAGGCGGCCCTGTCGAAATTACAGCAGATGATGACGTGATCATCCGGGCCCACATGCACCCTTCCGGGTATGGCGGCACCGTGTATCGTGGATCAGTTGCAAACGGATTCCAGGCCACATCGCCAACGGCCGACTTTGCAGACGAACTCAGCGAACAAGCCCCCCTGCCCAGCGGATGCACCGGCTAATCAAATAGAATTGCAGACTACGTGAACATAGCTATTCTTTATACGGGAGGCACGATTGGATGTGTGGGTACGCCGCTCACGCCCCTGAAGACACCAGATTTCGAAACGGCTTTTCAATCAATCGTCTACCCCATTGTCCAATCTGAATATCCACACTGCAAACTCACTTTTTTGCCTTTCGAAAAGGTGCTCGACAGCACCAACCTCCAGCCCACGGACTGGTGTGACATGGCTTTGCAAATTCTGCCTCATTACGCCAATTACGATGGCTTTGTGGTGTTGCACGGTACCGATACCATGGCTTTTACTGCATCAGCACTGTCATTCCTCTTCACAGGCATGCAGGCGGATGGTTTCCCTGACGCTGTGCTGAGTAAACCTATCGTATTTACAGGCTCCCAGGTCCCGTTATTTCACAAGGATACTTCAGATAACTACAGCCTGCTGTTTAACACTGATGCCCTTCAAAACGTTTGCGGCGCCATAGCTGCAGCGCAACTTGGCATTCCGGAAGTCAGCCTGTTTTTCAATGACACGTTGTTCCGGGGTAACCGCACGGTGAAAACCAATGCGGACGCGTTCCATGCATTCTCATCTCCCAACTATCCCAATCTGGGTGAGTACGGCATCGAGTTTTCGCTGGAAAACGACCACATGTTGCATTTACCAACCACGCAAGACATTTCGCTGGATGCCCCGCAGGCACAACGCCGGCTCCGTGCGCAACTCGAATACTTACTCGAACACATAACCCACTCAGCCGTCATTCCGTTTAAAGCATTCCCGGCGTTCTATACGCTACATCCCCATAAAAACGTGCTCGGCGAATTGCTTCAAGCCGCCATCGACCATGTAGACGTGCAAGGAATTATTCTGGAAGCTTACGGG encodes:
- a CDS encoding RNA polymerase sigma factor yields the protein MSATSPQRQSVPVKAQTPGSLPASREALRAERKQADMVLVEKAREGDRKAFRTLVDQYQESVALTVVSMLGRSAEVDDVVQEAFIRCYQTLYRFRGEASFATYIKKIAINKSLDVLRRRKRFFGRLLSRDDPQQVVDEQTTTPEGLEQQERARLVHEAIAALPPKHRAVVVLRMIEGYSTEETAQLLDLPYGTVLSRLSRAQKKLKNVLAPLMR
- a CDS encoding sugar phosphate isomerase/epimerase family protein; amino-acid sequence: MLRRSFLKLSTSALASTILPVQFGALKNGSRKFTMSLNPGAIGVGAPLDELISYAADFRFEALSPPVSEVRNLSDAQREAVLARLKQHNLAWGSAGLPVDFRKDAATFKSGVEALPGTAAQLKKAGVTRMNTWIMPRHDTLTYRENFAQHAARLREIATILGDNGIRLGLEYVGPYTLRARWRYSFVHSLKETQELLAAIDRPNAGVVLDSFHWFTAHETAEDLLSLNNADIVACDLNDARIGFSVDEQVDGKRMLPAATGVIDLKAFLEVLIGIGYDGPVRAEPFNKTLNDLPNEPAVAATSAAMHEAFNLI
- a CDS encoding FG-GAP and VCBS repeat-containing protein; this translates as MALRTYSPLLLVWLAALLACAGCAPASQSPPAIPVFEAQVIDDEISIGYGLAIGHVDRDNKPDILLADKNQFAWYRNGTWDRHVLIENLTERDNVALAARDIDGDGRVEIAVGAMWNPGETTDKNMSGAVYYLIQPPEPTMQWEPVQLPHDPTTHRMQWVKVGETAYDLVVLPLHGIGNSSGVGDGVHIQAYTPPANPRDPWKTRVLDDNMHLTHNFDVVEREDAAVLYVAGKEGVRQIGFDGHWANAATPLEGVNSAAGEVRVGMLVDKPLVATIEPMHGNKLVAYIGDGERQRVVLDTTFAQGHALAVADVLGLGRDQIVAGWRNPDANDQVGIRLYIPDETGSSWSIFLIDENTMACEDLKVADLNADGKPDIIAAGRATRNLVVYWNKSS
- a CDS encoding asparaginase domain-containing protein: MNIAILYTGGTIGCVGTPLTPLKTPDFETAFQSIVYPIVQSEYPHCKLTFLPFEKVLDSTNLQPTDWCDMALQILPHYANYDGFVVLHGTDTMAFTASALSFLFTGMQADGFPDAVLSKPIVFTGSQVPLFHKDTSDNYSLLFNTDALQNVCGAIAAAQLGIPEVSLFFNDTLFRGNRTVKTNADAFHAFSSPNYPNLGEYGIEFSLENDHMLHLPTTQDISLDAPQAQRRLRAQLEYLLEHITHSAVIPFKAFPAFYTLHPHKNVLGELLQAAIDHVDVQGIILEAYGDGNFPSGAPDDPTAGTIYQILKAAHAQGIVLIDCTQVLDGVVDANVYAAGSWLAEVGVAGAYDMTPIAALTKLIYLNALRNYNGFNWDQHTLTRLMQTNITGEIMDVNRLDTRGKGYLGVGESIQTLNGNAQFVNDAVAGPVLKDAGGKVMWQALQEPEIAIMPGRLYMQGDGNLVFYDNSNTPLWSSQTATPSNATSMLILDDEAGNKISLSIYNYAKGETSRILFKGAV